A single Brassica rapa cultivar Chiifu-401-42 chromosome A04, CAAS_Brap_v3.01, whole genome shotgun sequence DNA region contains:
- the LOC103866092 gene encoding signal recognition particle 14 kDa protein, with protein sequence MVLLQLDPFLNELTSMFEKSKEKGSVWVTLKRSSLKSKLQKRKLSAAGESIEYRCLIRATDAKKTISTSVGAKDHLRFQASYATILKAHMTALKKRERKDRKKPTEAEKKESTSTSTKPKKL encoded by the exons ATG GTTTTACTACAGTTGGATCCGTTTCTGAATGAACTCACGAGCATGTTCGAGAAAAGCAAAGAGAAGGGTTCCGTGTGGGTTACTTTGAAAAGAT CATCTTTGAAGTCGAAGCTGCAGAAGAGGAAACTGAGCGCGGCTGGTGAATCCATAGAGTACAGATGCCTTATTCGAGCTACTGATGCTAAGAAAACGATCTCTACTTCG GTTGGGGCTAAGGATCATTTGAGATTTCAAGCATCTTATGCTACCATTCttaaagctcacatgactgCTTTGAAGAAGAGGGAGAGGAAAGACAGGAAAAAACCAACAGAGgcagaaaagaaagaaagcacTTCAACCTCTACTAAACCCAAGAAACTTTga
- the LOC103866093 gene encoding uncharacterized protein LOC103866093 isoform X2 translates to MFRCYRDVMKMFISSALCSSSPILRSRSISEENITTMGSKVERGSVSTKTRKEIDEHEIDLPPESLATSIADGTVQNVVKDTVEPVTINKSTRKKGEKGKHQNDQVSEEMLKLRAALQGKLGSNGVFGSTVSKSHKAQKRQKRRKIELKVLAGAGVKSEEDGRNETEVFESEDEFYKQVKQKKEAKRAAKAEIYSREPSSNLLLLPESVQGKRLISKEILSNRGLTRHRNKDKKNPRKNYRDKYTDKVKRRGGQVREIRKPSGPYGGEALGINSNISHSIRIKN, encoded by the exons ATGTTCCGCTGCTACAGAGACGTCATGAAGATGTTCATTTCGTCGGCCCTCTGCAGCTCGTCTCCTATCCTTCGATCCAG AAGCATCTCAGAGGAAAACATAACAACGATGGGGAGTAAGGTGGAGAGAGGTAGCGTAAGCACGAAGACACGCAAAGAAATCGACGAACACGAGATCGATCTTCCACCAGAGTCTCTAGCGACAAGTATTGCTGATGGAACAGTGCAAAATGTTGTCAAAGACACAGTCGAG CCAGTTACAATCAATAAATCGACCAGGAAAAAAGGAGAGAAAGGCAAGCACcag AATGATCAAGTTAGTGAGGAAATGTTGAAACTCCGAGCTGCTCTACAAGGAAAGTTAGGAAGCAATGGAGTTTTTGGTTCTACTGTTTCCAAGTCTCATAAAGCTCAAAAACGCCAGAAACGTAGAAAGATTGAGCTCAAAGTTTTGGCTGGGGCTGGTGTGAAATCAGAGGAAGATGGTAGGAATGAAACTGAGGTATTTGAATCAGAAGATGAGTTTTACAAACAAGTGAAGCAGAAAAAAGAAGCTAAACGAGCTGCCAAAGCAGAGATCTATTCAAG GGAACCATCATCCAACTTGTTATTATTACCAGAAAGTGTGCAAGGAAAACGTTTGATTTCAAAAGAG ATTTTGAGTAACAGAGGATTGACTCGACATCGCAACAAGGACAAAAAGAACCCCAGAAAGAACTACAGG GACAAGTACACTGACAAAGTCAAGAGACGTGGAGGTCAAGTCAGAGAAATCAGGAAACCTTCTGGTCCATATGGAGGAGAAGCCTTAGGTATCAATTCCAACATAAGCCACAGCATCCGAATCAAGAATTAG
- the LOC103866093 gene encoding uncharacterized protein LOC103866093 isoform X1, whose translation MFRCYRDVMKMFISSALCSSSPILRSRSISEENITTMGSKVERGSVSTKTRKEIDEHEIDLPPESLATSIADGTVQNVVKDTVEPVTINKSTRKKGEKGKHQQNDQVSEEMLKLRAALQGKLGSNGVFGSTVSKSHKAQKRQKRRKIELKVLAGAGVKSEEDGRNETEVFESEDEFYKQVKQKKEAKRAAKAEIYSREPSSNLLLLPESVQGKRLISKEILSNRGLTRHRNKDKKNPRKNYRDKYTDKVKRRGGQVREIRKPSGPYGGEALGINSNISHSIRIKN comes from the exons ATGTTCCGCTGCTACAGAGACGTCATGAAGATGTTCATTTCGTCGGCCCTCTGCAGCTCGTCTCCTATCCTTCGATCCAG AAGCATCTCAGAGGAAAACATAACAACGATGGGGAGTAAGGTGGAGAGAGGTAGCGTAAGCACGAAGACACGCAAAGAAATCGACGAACACGAGATCGATCTTCCACCAGAGTCTCTAGCGACAAGTATTGCTGATGGAACAGTGCAAAATGTTGTCAAAGACACAGTCGAG CCAGTTACAATCAATAAATCGACCAGGAAAAAAGGAGAGAAAGGCAAGCACcag CAGAATGATCAAGTTAGTGAGGAAATGTTGAAACTCCGAGCTGCTCTACAAGGAAAGTTAGGAAGCAATGGAGTTTTTGGTTCTACTGTTTCCAAGTCTCATAAAGCTCAAAAACGCCAGAAACGTAGAAAGATTGAGCTCAAAGTTTTGGCTGGGGCTGGTGTGAAATCAGAGGAAGATGGTAGGAATGAAACTGAGGTATTTGAATCAGAAGATGAGTTTTACAAACAAGTGAAGCAGAAAAAAGAAGCTAAACGAGCTGCCAAAGCAGAGATCTATTCAAG GGAACCATCATCCAACTTGTTATTATTACCAGAAAGTGTGCAAGGAAAACGTTTGATTTCAAAAGAG ATTTTGAGTAACAGAGGATTGACTCGACATCGCAACAAGGACAAAAAGAACCCCAGAAAGAACTACAGG GACAAGTACACTGACAAAGTCAAGAGACGTGGAGGTCAAGTCAGAGAAATCAGGAAACCTTCTGGTCCATATGGAGGAGAAGCCTTAGGTATCAATTCCAACATAAGCCACAGCATCCGAATCAAGAATTAG
- the LOC103866093 gene encoding uncharacterized protein LOC103866093 isoform X3 translates to MGSKVERGSVSTKTRKEIDEHEIDLPPESLATSIADGTVQNVVKDTVEPVTINKSTRKKGEKGKHQQNDQVSEEMLKLRAALQGKLGSNGVFGSTVSKSHKAQKRQKRRKIELKVLAGAGVKSEEDGRNETEVFESEDEFYKQVKQKKEAKRAAKAEIYSREPSSNLLLLPESVQGKRLISKEILSNRGLTRHRNKDKKNPRKNYRDKYTDKVKRRGGQVREIRKPSGPYGGEALGINSNISHSIRIKN, encoded by the exons ATGGGGAGTAAGGTGGAGAGAGGTAGCGTAAGCACGAAGACACGCAAAGAAATCGACGAACACGAGATCGATCTTCCACCAGAGTCTCTAGCGACAAGTATTGCTGATGGAACAGTGCAAAATGTTGTCAAAGACACAGTCGAG CCAGTTACAATCAATAAATCGACCAGGAAAAAAGGAGAGAAAGGCAAGCACcag CAGAATGATCAAGTTAGTGAGGAAATGTTGAAACTCCGAGCTGCTCTACAAGGAAAGTTAGGAAGCAATGGAGTTTTTGGTTCTACTGTTTCCAAGTCTCATAAAGCTCAAAAACGCCAGAAACGTAGAAAGATTGAGCTCAAAGTTTTGGCTGGGGCTGGTGTGAAATCAGAGGAAGATGGTAGGAATGAAACTGAGGTATTTGAATCAGAAGATGAGTTTTACAAACAAGTGAAGCAGAAAAAAGAAGCTAAACGAGCTGCCAAAGCAGAGATCTATTCAAG GGAACCATCATCCAACTTGTTATTATTACCAGAAAGTGTGCAAGGAAAACGTTTGATTTCAAAAGAG ATTTTGAGTAACAGAGGATTGACTCGACATCGCAACAAGGACAAAAAGAACCCCAGAAAGAACTACAGG GACAAGTACACTGACAAAGTCAAGAGACGTGGAGGTCAAGTCAGAGAAATCAGGAAACCTTCTGGTCCATATGGAGGAGAAGCCTTAGGTATCAATTCCAACATAAGCCACAGCATCCGAATCAAGAATTAG
- the LOC103866094 gene encoding signal recognition particle 14 kDa protein codes for MVLLQLDPFLNELTSMFEKSKEKGSVWVTLKRSSLKSKLQKRKLSAAGESIEYRCLIRATDAKKTISTSVGAKDHQRFQASYATILKAHMTALKKRERKDRKKSTEADKKESTSSTTTKPKKL; via the exons ATG gttttaCTACAGTTGGATCCGTTTCTGAATGAACTCACGAGCATGTTCGAGAAAAGCAAAGAGAAAGGTTCTGTGTGGGTCACTTTGAAAAGAT CATCTTTGAAGTCTAAGCTGCAGAAGAGGAAACTGAGCGCTGCTGGAGAATCCATAGAGTACAGATGCCTTATTCGAGCTACTGATGCTAAGAAAACTATTTCTACTTCG GTTGGGGCCAAGGATCACCAGAGATTTCAAGCATCATATGCCACCATTCttaaagctcacatgactgCTTTGAAGAAGAGGGAGAGGAAAGACCGGAAGAAATCAACAGAAGCAGACAAGAAAGAAAGCACTTCTTCAACCACTACTAAACCCAAGAAACTTtga
- the LOC103866095 gene encoding uncharacterized protein LOC103866095: MSFTQANCFRPSYHSPVTRIRRAANGVSTSGPIRATASVSTLFSPLLSHRRSGKGKQSSAVCLFGGKDKSNGGGGDEISPWKAIEKAMGKKSVEDMLRDQIQKKDFYDTESGGNAPPRGGGGGGNGGERPEGLGGGEDGGFAGIAEETLQVVLATLGFIFLYTYIINGEELMKLARDYFRFLTGKPKTVRLTRALDGWNRFMDTMSKPREYDEYWLEKAIINTPTWYDSPDKYKQVLKAYVDSKTDEQQFD; this comes from the exons ATGAGCTTTACTCAAGCTAATTGTTTTCGACCGTCCTACCACTCTCCTGTGACGAGGATACGTCGAGCAGCTAATGGTGTCTCCACCAGTGGACCTATTAGAGCAACTGCTTCAGTGTCTACTCTGTTTTCGCCTCTGTTAAGTCACCGGCGTAGTGGGAAAGGGAAGCAGAGTTCTGCTGTTTGCTTGTTTGGTGGGAAAGATAAGTccaatggtggtggtggtgacgaG ATATCACCATGGAAAGCGATAGAGAAAGCTATGGGGAAGAAGTCAGTTGAAGATATGCTGAGGGACcagattcaaaagaaagacTTTTATGATACTGAAAGTGGCGGCAATGCTCCTCCTCGTGGAGGAGGCGGTGGTGGTAACGGTGGAGAGCGTCCTGAAGGGCTAGGAGGAGGAGAAGACGGTGGTTTCGCTGGGATTGCTGAGGAGACTCTGCAAGTTGTTCTAGCCACCTTAGGCTTCAtctttttg TACACTTACATTATCAATGGGGAGGAGTTGATGAAGCTTGCGAGAGATTACTTCAGGTTTCTTACGGGAAAGCCTAAGACTGTTCGGTTGACACGGGCCTTGGATGGTTGGAATAGATTCATGGATACCATGTCGAAGCCGAGAGAGTATGACGAGTACTGGCTAGAGAAGGCGATCATCAACACGCCTACCTGGTACGACAGTCCCGACAAGTACAAGCAAGTCCTCAAGGCTTATGTCGACTCAAAGACTGATGAACAACAGTTCGATTAA
- the LOC103866090 gene encoding F-box/LRR-repeat protein At3g26922-like has translation MSFTKANCSRPSCYSPATRSGPSLDRISQLPDDLLVKILSSLPTTKDVVATSVLSKQWRSLWKMVPRLKFICERPNDLQGFEDGARMTMLSLQAPYLQSLHLDVSFSQGYIDHHIDLNKLVKIACGLHVRELVIKLLSPGLFIFHSLDECETLETLKLRGSEESITLEVPSPCCLKSLRTLHLEDVVFDDAVMDLLAGCVSLEDLMVSRYGHDDVETFTIAVPTLQDLAIDDEVGEGTCSKYVINSPSLKKLKITASIESGSCMIENAPELVEAKLFIKEVILGESLSSVKRLSLSTHMELEYLQLFTCELKSWNFLMLMLDSCPNLQVLDINSDYHMEIPWTPPNHVHEYLIPLKELNWYVIERIYGEEAAK, from the exons ATGAGTTTCACGAAAGCTAATTGTTCCCGACCATCCTGCTACTCTCCTGCCACAAG ATCTGGTCCAAGTTTGGACAGAATCAGTCAGTTGCCAGATGATTTGCTTGTGAAGATCTTGTCTTCACTTCCAACAACAAAAGACGTCGTAGCCACCTCTGTTTTGTCTAAACAGTGGCGGTCTCTTTGGAAGATGGTGCCTAGGCTCAAGTTCATTTGCGAAAGGCCCAACGATCTTCAGGGATTTGAGGATGGTGCACGCATGACTATGCTTTCACTCCAGGCTCCGTATCTACAGAGTCTGCATCTCGATGTTTCATTTAGCCAAGGTTATATCGATCATCATATAGATCTTAATAAGTTAGTTAAAATTGCATGTGGACTCCATGTGCGTGAGTTGGTGATCAAACTCTTAAGCCCAGGGCTCTTTATATTCCATAGTTTGGATGAATGTGAGACTCTAGAAACCTTGAAACTTCGTGGTAGCGAGGAATCCATTACTCTAGAGGTCCCTTCTCCGTGTTGTCTGAAGTCTCTTAGAACTCTGCACCTTGAAGATGTGGTCTTCGATGACGCTGTTATGGACCTTTTAGCTGGATGTGTTAGTCTTGAAGATTTGATGGTTTCTCGATATGGTCATGATGATGTGGAGACTTTCACCATTGCGGTGCCAACTTTACAGGACCTAGCCATAGACGATGAGGTTGGTGAGGGTACTTGCTCTAAGTACGTGATAAATTCGCCTTCTTTGAAAAAATTGAAGATCACAGCGTCAATTGAGTCTGGATCTTGTATGATTGAGAATGCACCTGAGCTGGTGGAGGCAAAACTTTTTATCAAGGAAGTGATTCTGGGAGAATCACTCTCTTCAGTCAAACGTCTTTCCTTGAGTACACACATGgag CTGGAGTATTTGCAGCTGTTTACATGTGAACTAAAGTCCTGGAATTTTCTAATGCTCATGCTTGACAGCTGTCCTAATTTACAAGTTCTTGATATCAACAGC GACTATCATATGGAAATTCCATGGACGCCACCAAACCATGTTCATGAATATTTGATCCCTCTTAAGGAATTAAATTGGTACGTAATTGAAAGGATATACGGGGAAGAGGCGGCCAAATAA
- the LOC103866089 gene encoding endochitinase At2g43610: protein MASQKMLLKNALIVLLFTLTILAETAFSQNCGKTGCKGNMCCSRWGYCGTTNAYCGTGCQNGPCKSKPKPTPTPSGSGGLNAGPRGTIASVVTPAFFNSIMSKVGNGCPAKGFYTRQAFIAAAQSFPAYKGTVAKREIAAMLAQFSHESGSFCYKEEIARGRYCSPSKTYPCQPGKNYYGRGPIQITWNYNYGAAGKFLGLPLLKDPDMVARSPTVAFKCAMWFWNLNVRPVLSRGFGATTRRINGGECDGGRPAAVQSRVNHYLDFCKKLGVTPGTNLKC from the exons atggcGTCCCAAAAAATGCTCCTGAAAAACGCTCTCATCGTTCTCCTCTTCACCTTGACCATCTTAGCAGAAACCGCGTTTTCGCAAAACTGCGGTAAAACTGGATGTAAAGGCAACATGTGCTGCAGCAGGTGGGGATATTGTGGCACTACAAACGCCTACTGCGGCACGGGATGCCAGAATGGACCTTGCAAATCAAAACCTAAACCTACTCCTACTCCCAGCGGTAGCGGCGGTCTAAACGCTGGTCCACGTGGTACCATAGCAAGCGTTGTCACACCAGCGTTCTTTAACAGCATCATGAGCAAAGTTGGAAATGGTTGCCCAGCCAAAGGCTTCTACACTCGCCAGGCGTTCATTGCGGCCGCTCAATCGTTTCCAGCCTACAAAGGAACTGTCGCTAAGCGTGAGATTGCAGCCATGTTGGCTCAGTTCTCTCATGAATCTGGAA GTTTTTGCTACAAAGAAGAAATAGCTAGAGGAAGGTACTGCTCACCGAGCAAAACGTATCCATGTCAACCGGGCAAGAACTACTACGGTCGTGGTCCCATCCAAATCACATGGAATTACAACTATGGTGCAGCCGGAAAGTTCCTTGGACTTCCTCTCTTGAAGGATCCAGATATGGTGGCTCGTAGCCCAACCGTGGCTTTCAAGTGTGCCATGTGGTTCTGGAACTTGAATGTGCGTCCGGTTTTGAGCAGAGGTTTCGGAGCCACAACGAGGAGGATCAACGGTGGTGAATGCGACGGTGGGCGTCCAGCCGCAGTGCAGAGCAGGGTTAACCATTACTTGGATTTCTGCAAGAAGCTTGGGGTCACTCCTGGAACCAACCTCAAGTGTTGA
- the LOC103866088 gene encoding endochitinase At2g43590: MALTKISSVFLICLFGFYSQTAKSQFCGCSPILCCSQHGYCDITDQHCGSGCQSGPCRTSREPVEKIVTQKFFDGIINQSRNGCAGKRFYTRESFLSAANTTLNFNSIVTRLEIAAMFAHFTHETEHFCYIEEVNGTSRDYCDENNMQYPCVPGKGYYGRGPIQLSSNFMYGECGDTLKLPLLSQPELVGSNSTVSFRTGLWFWMKSLRPVLKEGFGATIRAINGKECDGGNSGAVSARTGNYRDYCRQLGVDPGANINC; encoded by the exons ATGGCTCTCACAAAAATCTCATCAGTTTTTCTCATCTGCCTCTTCGGTTTTTACTCCCAAACTGCCAAGTCGCAGTTCTGCGGCTGCTCTCCAATCCTATGCTGCAGTCAACATGGTTATTGTGATATCACCGACCAGCACTGTGGTTCCGGTTGCCAATCAGGTCCTTGCAGAACAAGTAGAGAACCTGTTGAGAAGATTGTGACTCAAAAATTCTTTGACGGAATTATTAACCAATCCCGTAATGGCTGTGCCGGAAAAAGATTCTACACTCGTGAATCTTTTCTTAGCGCCGCTAATACTACCTTAAACTTCAATAGCATTGTTACCCGGCTCGAGATCGCTGCCATGTTTGCTCATTTTACTCACGAGACCGAAC ATTTCTGCTACATAGAGGAGGTAAATGGGACGTCACGGGACTACTGCGACGAGAACAACATGCAATACCCATGTGTACCGGGAAAAGGCTACTACGGTCGTGGTCCTATCCAACTATCATCGAACTTTATGTACGGAGAGTGTGGCGATACTCTCAAACTCCCCCTCCTGAGCCAGCCTGAACTAGTAGGTAGCAACTCAACTGTATCTTTCAGGACGGGTTTGTGGTTTTGGATGAAGAGCCTAAGGCCGGTACTGAAGGAAGGATTTGGAGCCACCATTAGAGCCATCAATGGTAAGGAATGTGACGGTGGGAACTCGGGTGCCGTTAGTGCAAGGACGGGAAACTATAGAGACTATTGTAGACAGCTGGGTGTGGACCCAGGAGCCAACATCAATTGCTAG
- the LOC103866086 gene encoding PR5-like receptor kinase, with amino-acid sequence MFFIFNLMALRIALLLFLASHLSVSVTSRSFTIENKCDYTIWPATYNYQGSVDTTGFILEKGEKRTINTTSSWIGYLWGRTLCSRDSSTGYFSCITGDCDSGNIECSKEGVPPATLAEFNLASDGGNDYYDVSVINGYNVPVLVTPENGLCKSIGCDIDIKKTCPTELWIPDIRSNDPYACRTSCQKNQTRELCCVGHYQEVGIPPQECKRTIYSGTFNRTCPGAYSYAYDNNSSTFTCPYSSNFVIQFCPGPNRTTIPSTKKTGAGEKGKSLLKLILIIGGSSVFAMIIIIAIVIKVKANDRRKSDWDGKNIEAVVMLKRFSYVQVKKMTKSFADVLGRGGFGTVYKGKLPDSSRDVAVKILKESNENGEDFINEVASMSRTSHVNIVSLLGFCYEGSKKAIIYEFMPNGSLDKFISEKMSEKMEWKTLYNIAVGVSRGLEYLHNRCVTRIVHFDIKPQNILMDGQSCPKISDFGLAKLCKNNESIMSMLDTRGTAGYIAPEVFSKNFGGVSHKSDVYSYGMVVLEMIGARDKEKAQKSGSNNKSMYFPDWIYKDVEKGEIMSFFEEQITEEDDEILVRKMVLVGLWCIQTNPFDRPSMSKVVEMLEGSPEALRIPPKPLLSIPAIIVQGSAGEVEDTSGFSKPSQDTSLYSEEAVQDITEEHSLRSS; translated from the exons atgttcttCATCTTTAACTTGATGGCACTGAGAATTGCGTTGCTTCTCTTCCTTGCTTCACATTTATCCGTCTCGG TGACGTCGAGGAGCTTTACGATAGAAAACAAATGTGACTACACTATATGGCCTGCGACCTACAACTACCAGGGCTCGGTCGACACAACCGGTTTCATTCTTGAAAAGGGAGAAAAACGTACCATCAATACAACGTCGTCATGGATAGGTTATTTATGGGGTAGAACGCTTTGTTCCAGAGACTCATCAACAGGGTATTTCTCATGTATCACCGGAGACTGCGACTCCGGCAATATAGAGTGCTCCAAAGAGGGCGTGCCTCCCGCAACTTTAGCCGAGTTTAACCTAGCTTCTGACGGTGGTAATGACTATTACGACGTCAGCGTCATCAATGGTTACAACGTCCCTGTGCTTGTAACACCGGAGAACGGATTGTGCAAAAGCATAGGATGCGATATTGACATTAAAAAGACGTGTCCGACGGAGTTGTGGATCCCCGACATAAGATCCAACGATCCATACGCATGCAGGACATCGTGTCAGAAAAACCAGACGAGGGAGCTTTGTTGTGTCGGACATTACCAGGAAGTTGGCATACCACCGCAAGAATGCAAGCGGACGATTTACTCGGGGACTTTTAACCGTACGTGCCCAGGCGCTTATAGCTACGCCTATGACAATAATAGCAGCACGTTCACATGTCCGTACTCCTCCAACTTTGTCATCCAGTTTTGCCCTGGTCCCAACAGAACCAC GATCCCATCCACCAAGAAAACTGGAGCAGGAGAAAAAG GAAAATCTTTATTGAAGTTAATACTCATAATTG GAGGTTCATCAGTTTTTGCTATGATCATCATTATTGCGATTGTGATAAAGGTGAAAGCAAATGATAGGAGAAAGAGTGATTGGGATGGGAAGAACATCGAAGCTGTTGTAATGTTAAAACGATTTAGTTATGTACAAGTCAAGAAGATGACAAAATCATTTGCGGATGTTCTTGGGAGAGGGGGATTTGGAACTGTCTATAAAGGAAAGTTACCCGATAGCAGCCGAGATGTCGCAGTGAAGATCTTGAAAGAGTCAAACGAGAACGGGGAAGATTTCATCAACGAAGTAGCTAGCATGAGTAGAACCTCTCATGTTAATATTGTTTCTCTGCTAGGGTTCTGCTATGAAGGGAGCAAAAAAGCTATAATATATGAGTTCATGCCAAATGGATCCCTAGACAAGTTCATCTCCGAGAAGATGTCGGAGAAAATGGAATGGAAAACGTTGTACAACATTGCGGTAGGTGTGTCACGTGGCCTAGAGTACTTGCACAACCGTTGTGTAACGAGGATAGTACATTTTGATATAAAGCCGCAGAACATACTCATGGATGGACAATCTTGCCCCAAGATTTCGGACTTCGGTCTTGCTAAGCTGTGCAAAAACAATGAAAGCATCATGTCAATGCTAGACACGAGAGGCACGGCAGGGTACATTGCACCAGAAGTGTTTTCCAAGAATTTTGGAGGAGTTTCTCACAAGTCGGACGTGTATAGTTACGGAATGGTGGTTCTTGAAATGATTGGAGCAAGGGACAAAGAAAAGGCTCAAAAATCTGGATCCAACAATAAGTCGATGTACTTCCCCGATTGGATTTATAAAGATGTTGAGAAGGGAGAAATCATGAGTTTTTTCGAAGAACAAAtaactgaagaagatgatgagatATTAGTAAGGAAAATGGTATTGGTGGGTTTGTGGTGTATTCAGACAAATCCATTTGATCGTCCATCAATGAGCAAAGTCGTTGAAATGTTAGAAGGAAGTCCAGAGGCTCTAAGGATTCCACCTAAGCCTCTTTTATCTATACCTGCAATAATAGTTCAAGGAAGTGCTGGTGAGGTTGAGGACACTTCAGGCTTCTCGAAACCGAGTCAAGATACTTCACTTTATTCCGAAGAAGCAGTTCAAGATATTACAGAAGAACATAGCTTAAGATCTTCCTAA
- the LOC103866085 gene encoding peptidyl-prolyl cis-trans isomerase FKBP16-3, chloroplastic, producing MAASSSPSLLLPLGSASRNGPTMKTPRCISTRAITASETRNKSCSRRDAMLLVLGVSGLSMSYLPAAYAAGLPPEDKPRLCEAECEKELENVPMVTTESGLQYKDIKVGKGPSPPVGYQVAANYVAMVPSGQIFDSSLEKGLPYLFRVGSGQVIKGLDEGLLTMKAGGKRRLYIPGPLAFPKGLVSAPGRPRVAPNSPVVFDVSLEYIPGLESDEE from the exons atggCAGCTTCCTCTTCTCCATCTCTCCTTCTACCACTAG GTTCAGCATCTAGGAATGGTCCAACCATGAAGACTCCAAGATGCATATCTACAAGAGCCATCACAGCTtcagaaacaagaaacaaaagctGTAGCCGTAGAGACGCAATGCTATTGGTTCTCGGCGTGTCAGGACTCTCAATGAGCTACTTGCCTGCGGCTTATGCAGCTGGTTTGCCTCCAGAGGATAAACCGAGGCTTTGTGAAGCAGAATGCGAGAAAGAGCTTGAAAAT GTTCCAATGGTAACTACAGAGTCAGGGCTTCAGTATAAAGATATCAAAGTTGGTAAAGGCCCTAGTCCCCCTGTTGGTTATCAG GTTGCTGCTAACTATGTAGCTATGGTTCCTTCAGGGCAGATTTTCGACAG TTCTTTGGAGAAAGGTCTACCGTATCTGTTCCGAGTTGGGTCTGGCCAGGTGATCAAGGGACTTGATGAAGGACTCTTGACTATGAAAGCTGGTGGCAAACGCAGACTTTACATTCCAGGGCCT TTGGCGTTTCCAAAGGGTTTAGTCTCAGCTCCGGGGAGGCCAAGAGTTGCACCGAACAGTCCAGTTGTATTTGATGTGAGCTTAGAGTACATACCAGGGCTCGAGTCAGATGAAGAGTGA
- the LOC103866084 gene encoding defensin-like protein 197 → MKSVYIFIALFIFFLAVLGESPEKIGADEKFKCLEEYGGDVGPTFCNPKFFPTLCRQNCRSFKGAKGGKCVKKHKSKPIKCFCDYCKDD, encoded by the exons atgaaGTCTGTTTACATCTTCATAGCGttgttcatcttcttcctcgccGTTCTTGGTG AGTCGCCGGAGAAGATAGGAGCCGACGAGAAGTTCAAATGCCTGGAGGAATACGGCGGGGACGTAGGTCCCACGTTCTGTAACCCTAAGTTCTTCCCCACGTTGTGTCGTCAAAACTGCAGGAGTTTCAAAGGTGCTAAAGGCGGTAAATGCGTGAAGAAACACAAAAGCAAACCTATCAAGTGTTTCTGCGACTACTGCAAAGACGATTAG
- the LOC103866083 gene encoding defensin-like protein 197 translates to MKMKSMSIFLVLFVFFLVVLESPEKIEAKFKCVEEYGGKTGTQCSTKFFPTLCRQNCRAMKGAKNGICIKKNKHTKCYCDFCKE, encoded by the exons ATGAAAATGAAGTCTATGTCCATATTCCTTGTGTTGTTCGTTTTCTTTCTGGTCGTTCTTG AGTCGCCTGAGAAGATAGAAGCAAAGTTCAAATGCGTGGAGGAGTACGGCGGAAAAACGGGCACGCAATGTAGCACTAAATTCTTCCCAACGTTGTGCCGTCAAAACTGCCGTGCTATGAAAGGCGCGAAAAACGGTATATGCATAAAGAAAAACAAGCATACCAAATGCTACTGCGACTTTTGCAAAGAGTAA